From the Trifolium pratense cultivar HEN17-A07 linkage group LG4, ARS_RC_1.1, whole genome shotgun sequence genome, the window TCCCTCAATTACAAAAGTACCATAACAAAACTATCCTATAATAGAAGAAACAAAACCAGTTAAAAAAGTGCAACATTACATAATAGAACACCCATTTGCATTTTCATCACTGAAGAACTCAAAGGGAATCAAAGGTGTAGATTGAAACTGATGATAAGGGTCACGGTCAAGGCCTGAACACATGTAGGGTAATGGTGGAACATAGTAAGAAGGACAAGCCATTGTTCCAATGGGACATAATCTGTTGTAAGTTGCATAATGTACCAAAGGAGGATAACATGTTTCTGGATAAAACATGTACGGTTGCTGACGTGTAGGGCTGAGATTCACTTGTCCCACAACCTGACCTGGATACTGAAATTCTGATCCTGTATGTGCTGGTGCACCAGTAGATGCTGAACTCAACCCATTGTTTCCTGTTCCTGTTCCAGTTCCACCACCACTCTGAactttcttcatcttcttcttacCAGAATCACCTCCACCAGTTTGACCACCTTTGTTTTCTGCTTCCGGTCCCTTACCGCCTGCCGGAGACTTCTCCGGCAACCCCTTAGTTTTTGTGTTGCTACTACTATTGTTTTCACCTTTGCATTTTTCAGCATTTTCAGTTCCTCTGTTTTTGACAGAGCTATGGTTAGACTTAGATTCAGTACTATTTGCAGAAGAGTGGTTTTGCTTTTGCTGAGCTTCTTGGTTTTTTTGTTCATTCTTCTTATTGTTCTTAGCTTTGTTTGAATCCTTTCCTTTCCCGGGAAGATTCTCCGGCAAAACCTCGGCATGTTTTCCGGCTTTAGCCAGTTTCCTAATCAGAGTCTCGACAGCAACATTTCCGGTGACCGTTACTTTTTGCTGTTGTGGATCTATTGTTGTAGTAAAAACTCCTGCAATGCAAATGTTATAGAACACCCTAAATTCATTGTCACCACATAAACATTACATTTGAATTTAAATCACCAACAAAAACACCAGCATCAGACACAACACTAACACTTACGTTGTTGACAAATTGACAACAACAGTAATTTAagcaaacaaaaattaattaaatgtaatCAGATGTATCAGTGTCATGTCCAACTCCGACATTCGCCAGAGTTGGACACTTGACACCAGACTTTGATTTGAAGTGTCTATGCTACATTGTACATACTAGAGCACCAAACCATACAGCTGTTAATTTAGTGGTAACAAAAAGTAAAGGGAAATGACAGTGATTTTGGGTTTAGCACAGTAAACTTTTAGCCTAGTAATTTTTCCATGCatgaaaagagaaagaaatgaATAGTTGAAAATTGAAGTAAATTTCATGAAAGAATGAAAATTGGAATGTGTTTAAGCTTAATTAGTACCTTCAATGCTTTGAAGAACTTTCTTTACTTTTCTCTTACAACCTTCACAGTGGATAGAGACTTTCAAGAACCATGTCTgagaaacatataaaagaaacaaatttgagcttataaaacaaaaaaagaaaagattttgACAATAGGGTCTGTTTGTTGAATAGTTACACTTACCTGATACTTCAATGGTTGTGAAGTAGCATCCATTAGAGAGAAGTGGTGGTGGTTTTGAAAAgttgaaatgaaaatgaaagtgagaagaagaaaatgaagcaGGCCAAGATGGATGGGTTTGGTTGAAGTATAATGTGACAATGACAGAAGAAGTAACACTGCTTCTGCTTTCCTCTGCCCTCCGATATCATTCATTCATCcaattcactttttttatttttacttttcctttgtGTAAAACgggtaatttttatttttttattcttttctttacAATGTAGCTACTACTCACACGCTCACACATTATACATGATATCATGATATTATGCATCTCTTTGTGAGTTTTGTACATCCTTGGTTAATGATTCACTATGTGAACCACAAACACTTCTTAAATTAAGTGTGATATGGTATCGTACATGTGTCAGTGTCGGACACCAACACATATAATTATACTGAATATCATGTTACtttctcaaatttttatcaATGTCAATGTATCAGTATTATGTTTGGTGTTCATGTTTGCATCCGTGCTACATAGCCATAgattaatatttgaaatttattagaAATTCTAATGATGATAGACGAtacttttcaaaaataaaaactcacaATAAGGATCGTTAGCGGTTAACCTCTACTTATAATAGACAACATACAATATCTATGTCTATATTTCGCTCCACATTTAGTGCCTCCATAATTATCTCATTTCATTCTTAATAATATcgtaaatacatttattttgacattttattttGACATGTTTAATTGTTTTCGTGTAGAAATGATTTTACCTCCGAATTAATTTGAACATTTTGATATCATGTCCACAGTAGACCATGGTCTACATTAAAATTTGCTTGCATTTCTTGTCTTTATATTAAATCTTCTATCTTAATTTTTTGTCCCTTGTAGATGTTCTAAGCTTTTGTTTTTTACTATTAGAAGCAAAATTAATTACTATGTACTGTAGCAATCTAAATATTAAATTCATTCAGACACATTGATAACAGTAACTTTTTGGTTcttgatttcaattttttattatggaCTTAATATGCATGTCACACGGGGAAGATAGCTGTGTTTTCCCACTTCACCTTGAGAAAGCACGCAAAAAGTTACCAGTACAAGGATTATGCATGAACaaacaaatataaacaaattttaccGGACTGCTTAATATGATTCGGagtcagttttgacat encodes:
- the LOC123882121 gene encoding heavy metal-associated isoprenylated plant protein 35-like translates to MNDIGGQRKAEAVLLLLSLSHYTSTKPIHLGLLHFLLLTFIFISTFQNHHHFSLMDATSQPLKYQTWFLKVSIHCEGCKRKVKKVLQSIEGVFTTTIDPQQQKVTVTGNVAVETLIRKLAKAGKHAEVLPENLPGKGKDSNKAKNNKKNEQKNQEAQQKQNHSSANSTESKSNHSSVKNRGTENAEKCKGENNSSSNTKTKGLPEKSPAGGKGPEAENKGGQTGGGDSGKKKMKKVQSGGGTGTGTGNNGLSSASTGAPAHTGSEFQYPGQVVGQVNLSPTRQQPYMFYPETCYPPLVHYATYNRLCPIGTMACPSYYVPPLPYMCSGLDRDPYHQFQSTPLIPFEFFSDENANGCSIM